The sequence TTTTTCCTTTTTTCACTACTTCTTCCATACCTCCACATTTTGTAGAAATCACTATTGTTCCCAATGCCATTGCTTCTAATACCACATTTGCTATTCCTTCTTCTATACTTGGTAATAATACTACATCTGCTTTATTTATCTTCATTATAATTTCTGCAAAAGGAACAGATTTATGAAATGTAACTTCATCTTCTAATTTTAATTGACTTTTTTGAAAAATCAATTCTTCGTCTTTATCAATTCCGATTATAGTATAATTAAAACTAAACTTTTTGTCTTTCAAAATTAAACAAGCATCTAAGGCATCTTGATATCCTTTTAACCAATGGGAACGACCAATAGACAATATCTTAATCTTTTCATTAAAACTCTTTTTTTCTGTAAAAGGTAATTTATCAAGATTCAAACCACTATATATAACATTTGCGTTTTTAAGGTTTGGTTCATAATTTCTAGCTTCTTTTAAAATAGCTTTTGATACTGCATGAAATCCATCTATCTTGCTGAAATTATCTTCATACTTTTTCTTTAATCTTAAATTGGCAATTGGACTTATAGATATATGTGTACCTCTCAAACTCAAAACATATTTAATCCCAAATTCTTTTACCCAAAGCCAGTCTTCAATACCTTTTGCCCATTGCAAATGAAAAACAGCTGGTTTGTGATATAAAACAGGGTAATATTTTATCTTTTTATTAATATTACTTCCCGATTGTTCGGCAATTATAGTATCTAGTTTCTTTTTTTCTTTGGATTTAAAAAATCGTAATAGAATAGCGTATTTAACTAAAAGCATTAATTTACTAAACCTATTAGAATAAGTAAATAATTTAATGTTTTTAGGATATTTTACTTTTTTATTTTGCTTACCAAAAAGATAAATCACAGCACCTGAATCTGCTAAACCAACAACTAACCTTTCAATAAAAGTTGTTGATGGAATTTCTCCAGAATATATTGCTATAATTTTATTCTTCATTTTTATTATTTTTTGTAAACAATGAAAGCGTTAACAACATACTCACACTATGAGAATAATAAACTGCATCTTTATTTTTAAAATCTAAATAAAAAGCCTTCACTAACTCTTCATTAATTAATCCCTTAAAGTTATCATTTTCAAACAGCCATTTCTCTAGTTCCTTCTCATTTTCTTTACCTAAAAACTGAAGTTCCCAATTTCTTTGAATAAATCTTTCATTCGAAATAGTTCGCTTCAATTTATCAAAAACTCTAAAAGGGAAGTTATATGGGAATTTGTTGTTTTTATAATTGTATAAGTTAAATGGTCTTTTTTCTTGCCATGTAATTTTAGCTAATGCAGGCATTCGCAACTTTAAATACTCAATTTGAATTTGTCTTCCTGCTAAGTATTTTTCTGGAATAGTACAAATGAATTCACATATTCTATTGTCGTAGTAAGGTAGTGTTATAGGTTTAATTTTTTCAAAAATAGATAAATTAGTACTTGTCCATCTTGGTGCCCAATATAAACTTTTAAAAGCTCTTATTTGAGCGTTTGCATTCGAAGGCATATTAATTTCCCCCAGTAAACACCCAATTCTAGTTTTTAAATATTCTTTAAAATCTCCTTTTAAATTCCACGATTTCCATAGGTTACTTGCTAATTCTAATCCTCCTTTTTTTACTACCTTTTTAAATAAAATTTCAACTTGCTGCTCATTTGTTAAATTGTCTGACACACTCATATCATCAAACAAAACATCGCCCCAATGTCCTAAACTAAAAACATCGCCCATTTGATCGTATTTTTCTATAAAAGCCATTTGCCTTGGGTGCGTAAATTCAGAATAGCATTGATTTATCCTAGCTAATTCTTCTATTTTATTCCACAAATAACCTTCCTTAACTTTCCATTTTTCAAAAGAAAAACCGCATGCTTTGGCTATCTTTTGGCTATAATTTGTTTCGTTATGTCCATTTAAAAATTCGTAGCTGTAGGCATTTACTTTATTCCCTAAATGAAATAATGCTGCAGCCTGCGTTCGACTATCTAAACCACCAGACAAAGGCAGAATAACCGTTTTATTTTTAACTTGTTCTTCTATTATTGTTTCAAATAATTTTGCGAACTCCTCTACAATTTCTTTTAAAGGTCTTTCTATTGGTGAATAATGCCATTTGAAATAGGCAGATTCATTCTTAATTTTATTGTTTTCAATATCATAATTACTCGCTGGTTTTACAACTTGTAATTCTTTAAAATAAGTATCTTGATCTAAAAAAAAACCTGTGGCTGCAAATACACAAATAGCTTCATAGTTGAGTGTTTTTTTCTCACCTACAAAAACTGTTTTATTTGGAATAATGGGTGTTTTTAAATTCATTTTACTTGTTTTTTAAATAGGTATCTCGCCAAGATAAAAACTTTTTTTCAATTAAATAATAAGAAATCATAGAAGAGATTATTATTCCTATAAATTTCAAATAGAGTGGAATATCCCATGAATACAACCAAATTTGTTGCCAAAGGTATATGGAATAACTCCACAGACCAATTGTTTTCATTATTGGATTGTTTAAAAAGCAGAAAAAAGTACTTGTTCTATCTTTATTAATTAGAATAAAAATTAATAATGTGATTATACAATTTATTATTGTTAGTCCTACGAAATTATAAAAATATCTTATTTTGAGTCCAAATAACTCAACTAATAACGAAGAGTTAAGCATTTGAAAGAAAAAGAGTATTAGAATTAAAATCAAAATTTTATCCTTCAGGAATTTAAATATTTTAGAATTAATTATTTTTTCTTTAGTAATTATAGCTAGTATTCCACCCATTGCTAATGAATCTGCTACCGTTTCAAACGAACGATGCAAAGATCCTCTAAACAGATTGGGAATAGCGTGTACAAACAAATAACTTACTCGAATTAAAGGTGTTATTACTACTATTGCTAAGAATATTTTGAGCAGTTGGTTGTAATTTATAACTTTCCTATTAAAGAGCATAAACATCAAAGCAATTAACACATAAAATTGTTCTTCAACTGCTAACGACCAAGTATGCCCTACAAACCATTGATTGTTGTTCCAAAGTGATCGAGGATGATAATTTTCTAAATAAACAGGTGCTCGCCAAAATTGTTCCATTTGAAACATTTCAAAATACAATAGTACAATAACTACAATAAGAAGGTAAACATAAAAAGCTGGAAAGGTTCTTATTAATCTTTTAAAATAGAATGTTTTAATTGAAAATCTATTTAAATTAACATCTCGAAATAGAATACCAACAATTAAATAGGCAGAAATTATAAAAAATATTCTAACACCTAAATTTGCTATATCAATCAACTTAAAATAACCTTTAAACGCATGTCCAAAAACTACCATTAAAATTGATAAAGCCCTTATTCCGTCTAATGAAGGAATTCTATTTTCTTTTATCTTTTCCAAATTAGAGTAATGATTTATAAAAATTTTCGTGACGTTTTACTTCAATTTCAATAGTATAATTCCCTTGCACTAATTCAATGAATTTCTCACCTAATTTATTAAGTTCAGCTTTATTCATTTTCATAAAATGACTCAATTTTCCTGCAAGTTCCAAACTATCTTTAGGAGTAAATAAATGCAAAGGATAATTTTCTAATTGGTCTTTAATTCCAGATACTTTTGACCCTATAACTACCTTTTGATTTGCCATTGCTTCTAAAAGTGCAACAGGAGACCCTTCTCCCTTGCTTAATGTAGGTAGAATAAAAATTTCTGCATGGTCTAGGAATGGTGTGATATTTAATTGCTTACCCGAAAAAATAATTTTATTTGGTAAGTCCAAACTTTTTACTCTTTCTTTTAGCAATTCACCATAATCGTTTTTATCATCTCCAACTAACCACAATACCCATTCTGGATGTTGATTATGAATTTTATCAAACGTGTCAATTAAAACTTCAATACCTTTAACTGGAACAAAATTAGCGACACAGATTAAAACTCTTTGTTCTTCTGCTGTTCTCATTTGTTCCTTTATTTCCTTAGTTGGAGTAGAGGCTTTAAACTTTTCTAAAACAACTCCTCTTGGTATTAATTCCATTTTATTGGAATTTGGATAAAATTGCTGTTCCATATCTTTATTTTGAACAATAATTTTTTTAGCTAGAAAAGAACGGAGTTTCCAGCTGTTTCTTGAACTTCCACCCCAGCTCATGTTCTTTTTTGTAAAAATCCATTTTATACCTGCAAATCTTGCCGCTAAGGCTTCTGTATAATTAGAACTATAATTAAAACTATGAATAATATCAGGCTTAATCTCTTTCAGTTTTCTTGAAATCTTCCAACTATCCATTATCATTTTAAAAAGTGGACGTTCTTTGGCTAAATAATTAAAAACATGTACAGGAACGCCACTTTGTTCTACTACTTTAAAAAAAGCACCTTTATTATTTAAACATAAAATATGAGGCTCAAATAAATCATTATCTAAACTTAATGCGATATTTAATAATGCTTTTCCACTACCTGCCGTATCAAAGTTTGGTATCGTATATAGAATTCTTATTTTTCTCATTTAGCTAAAGCATATAAGGTGAATAAAGGCCATTTTAAATCTTGATTACCTTCGACATGTGCTTTTAAAAGTTTTTCAATCTGCTTTTTATCAAACCCAAATCCATCAAAATTAGAGTCTAATAGTTTACTAGAGAACTCACCTTTTAATTCTTCTTTTATCCATTTTGACAAAGGAACTGAAAATCCTTTTTTTACTTTTTCTTCTGGAACTGAAGGCACTCTTTTATTTAATACGTTTTTAAGTAACTGTTTTTGTTTACCATTCCCATAACTTAACATAGGGTCAATTTGTAAACTCGCTTCAATCATTTTTTTTTGCAAAAATGGCACTCTCACTTCCAAGCTATTTTCCATACTTGCTAAATCTACTTTTCGAAGCGTTTTTTGCATCATTCCATAAAATTCTGCTTTTCTTAATCTTCCTAATAATGCTCTTTCATCTTTCTCATTTGAATAATCATAAATATCCCATTGGTTAGGCAAGTTCATGTCGATTAATTCCGGAGCAATTTTATTAAGCCAATTTGGTCTAAATCTAGAATGTAAATTTTCATGAGCAGTTGACTGCTTATCAGTTAACACTACATCATTTATTCTTTTATTACCAGATGTATATTTATCAAAACCGTAAACAGCTTTTCGAACAATGGAAGGATAGTTTTGATATTTTATATTCTTCCCAATGCTCCAAAAACGTTCGTAACCAAAAAACAATTCATCACCACCATCACCACTTAAAGCGACCGTTACACTTTTTTTTGCCAATTTAGAGACCAAATAAGTTGGTAAAATACTAAAATCTGCTAACGGTTCATGTAAAGCAGCAGTAGCTTCATTCCAATACTGCAAGGTTTCTTTTGCTGTTAAATTCCAAATTTCTTGTTTTAACTCTAATGCATCTGCAAATTGTTTTGCTCTTTCTGATTCATCATGAATTTTACTATCTGAACCTATAGAAAAGACATTAATATTCTTGTG is a genomic window of Flavobacterium jumunjinense containing:
- a CDS encoding glycosyltransferase family 4 protein, whose protein sequence is MKNKIIAIYSGEIPSTTFIERLVVGLADSGAVIYLFGKQNKKVKYPKNIKLFTYSNRFSKLMLLVKYAILLRFFKSKEKKKLDTIIAEQSGSNINKKIKYYPVLYHKPAVFHLQWAKGIEDWLWVKEFGIKYVLSLRGTHISISPIANLRLKKKYEDNFSKIDGFHAVSKAILKEARNYEPNLKNANVIYSGLNLDKLPFTEKKSFNEKIKILSIGRSHWLKGYQDALDACLILKDKKFSFNYTIIGIDKDEELIFQKSQLKLEDEVTFHKSVPFAEIIMKINKADVVLLPSIEEGIANVVLEAMALGTIVISTKCGGMEEVVKKGKTGFIVDTRSPEQIANAVLQVSDLSLEEYNIYTRKARFMIENQHTESKMLKDMNALYNSVLNE
- a CDS encoding acyltransferase family protein — its product is MEKIKENRIPSLDGIRALSILMVVFGHAFKGYFKLIDIANLGVRIFFIISAYLIVGILFRDVNLNRFSIKTFYFKRLIRTFPAFYVYLLIVVIVLLYFEMFQMEQFWRAPVYLENYHPRSLWNNNQWFVGHTWSLAVEEQFYVLIALMFMLFNRKVINYNQLLKIFLAIVVITPLIRVSYLFVHAIPNLFRGSLHRSFETVADSLAMGGILAIITKEKIINSKIFKFLKDKILILILILFFFQMLNSSLLVELFGLKIRYFYNFVGLTIINCIITLLIFILINKDRTSTFFCFLNNPIMKTIGLWSYSIYLWQQIWLYSWDIPLYLKFIGIIISSMISYYLIEKKFLSWRDTYLKNK
- a CDS encoding glycosyltransferase, which translates into the protein MRKIRILYTIPNFDTAGSGKALLNIALSLDNDLFEPHILCLNNKGAFFKVVEQSGVPVHVFNYLAKERPLFKMIMDSWKISRKLKEIKPDIIHSFNYSSNYTEALAARFAGIKWIFTKKNMSWGGSSRNSWKLRSFLAKKIIVQNKDMEQQFYPNSNKMELIPRGVVLEKFKASTPTKEIKEQMRTAEEQRVLICVANFVPVKGIEVLIDTFDKIHNQHPEWVLWLVGDDKNDYGELLKERVKSLDLPNKIIFSGKQLNITPFLDHAEIFILPTLSKGEGSPVALLEAMANQKVVIGSKVSGIKDQLENYPLHLFTPKDSLELAGKLSHFMKMNKAELNKLGEKFIELVQGNYTIEIEVKRHENFYKSLL
- a CDS encoding asparagine synthase-related protein — translated: MNLKTPIIPNKTVFVGEKKTLNYEAICVFAATGFFLDQDTYFKELQVVKPASNYDIENNKIKNESAYFKWHYSPIERPLKEIVEEFAKLFETIIEEQVKNKTVILPLSGGLDSRTQAAALFHLGNKVNAYSYEFLNGHNETNYSQKIAKACGFSFEKWKVKEGYLWNKIEELARINQCYSEFTHPRQMAFIEKYDQMGDVFSLGHWGDVLFDDMSVSDNLTNEQQVEILFKKVVKKGGLELASNLWKSWNLKGDFKEYLKTRIGCLLGEINMPSNANAQIRAFKSLYWAPRWTSTNLSIFEKIKPITLPYYDNRICEFICTIPEKYLAGRQIQIEYLKLRMPALAKITWQEKRPFNLYNYKNNKFPYNFPFRVFDKLKRTISNERFIQRNWELQFLGKENEKELEKWLFENDNFKGLINEELVKAFYLDFKNKDAVYYSHSVSMLLTLSLFTKNNKNEE
- the asnB gene encoding asparagine synthase (glutamine-hydrolyzing), which gives rise to MCGFLIEYAPNNLISKENFLELLTISKKRGPDYQGYWSNNSTVQFGFNRLAIVDLSEAGNQPMSSFNTRFTIVFNGEIYNHKELRRKLQYTNFRGNSDTETIIACFEEWGVLKTVKQLDGMFALSIYDHLTKELTLVRDFVGIKPLFYGYSNGKLIASSQYDQITQHKEFKNKSINPQVLKLYLQQHFMPAPFGLYDDTFQVLPGEMITFNLEGKKTHYRYWELPSKPEYSITSEKEAISLVEETLNSCVQDQLLADVSLGAFLSGGVDSPLICSFAKKHHKNINVFSIGSDSKIHDESERAKQFADALELKQEIWNLTAKETLQYWNEATAALHEPLADFSILPTYLVSKLAKKSVTVALSGDGGDELFFGYERFWSIGKNIKYQNYPSIVRKAVYGFDKYTSGNKRINDVVLTDKQSTAHENLHSRFRPNWLNKIAPELIDMNLPNQWDIYDYSNEKDERALLGRLRKAEFYGMMQKTLRKVDLASMENSLEVRVPFLQKKMIEASLQIDPMLSYGNGKQKQLLKNVLNKRVPSVPEEKVKKGFSVPLSKWIKEELKGEFSSKLLDSNFDGFGFDKKQIEKLLKAHVEGNQDLKWPLFTLYALAK